One segment of Vulpes lagopus strain Blue_001 chromosome 8, ASM1834538v1, whole genome shotgun sequence DNA contains the following:
- the NPPA gene encoding natriuretic peptides A: protein MGSPITASFLLFLAVQLLGQTGANPVYGSVSSADLLDFKNLLDRLEDKMPLEDEAESPQVLSEQNAEAGAALSPLPEVPPWTGEVSPAQRDGGALGRSPWDSSDRSALLKSKLRALLAAPRSLRRSSCFGGRMDRIGAQSGLGCNSFRY, encoded by the exons ATGGGCTCCCCCATCACCGCaagcttcctcctcttcctggcagTTCAGCTCCTGGGGCAGACGGGCGCTAACCCCGTGTACGGCTCTGTGTCCAGCGCAGACCTGCTGGATTTCAAG AACTTGCTGGACCGCTTGGAGGACAAGATGCCTTTAGAAGATGAAGCCGAGTCTCCCCAAGTCCTGAGTGAGCAGAATGCGGAAGCTGGGGCAGCTCTCAGCCCCCTGCCTGAGGTGCCTCCCTGGACGGGGGAGGTCAGCCCAGCCCAGAGAGATGGGGGTGCCCTTGGGCGCAGCCCCTGGGACTCCTCCGATAGATCTGCCCTCCTGAAGAGCAAGCTGAGAGCCCTGCTTGCTGCCCCTCGGAGCCTGCGGAGGTCCAGCTGCTTCGGAGGCAGGATGGATAGGATTGGAGCCCAGAGCGGACTGGGCTGCAACAGCTTCCGG TACTGA